GCACAGGCGTGTACCGGATAACCCTCCGCCTGGAGACGTTCGACCAGCGCGCCGACCTTTTGCGGGTTGCGTCCCCAGAGGGCAATGTCCTCGTACTCGCGCACCGAGCAGTGCGCGCGCACCATGTGCGGCGCCAGCGTACCGCTGCCGACGATCAGCAACCGGCGCGCATCTCGGCGAGCGAGGTAGTCGGCCGCCAACGCGGAAGTGCAGGCGGTGCGCCGGGCGGTAAGCTCCGACGCTTCGAGCATGGCCAGCGGGCGGCCATGCGTGCCGTCGAACAGGCAGAACAGCGCGGCCACCGCCGGCAGGTCTCGCGCACCGTTGCCGGGAAATACGGTGACCAGCTTGACGCCAATGTCCTGCCCCGGCCGCCAGACCGGCATGGTCAGCAGCGAGGCGTTTTCCGGCAGCGCATGGCAGCCGCGCACCGGCGCCTCGCAGGGGTGGGCGAGACCTGCGCGCAGGGCCTCGATCAACTGGGGATAGGCCAGGCGCTCGGCAACATCGGCATTGGTGAGGAAGCGGAGGTCGTGCATGAAAGCCCCTCGTCGGGAATGCGGTGGGTGATCCGCAGGAGCAGGTTCCACCCGCGATGATCCACAGCGCGGGACCATCGCGGACCAAGCCCGCCCCTGCGAACGAGGATGGCGTCAGTGCCCGCCGAGATAGGCGTTGCGCACCTCCTGGTTGCCCAGCAGCTCCGCGCCGCTACCACTCAGGCGGATCTCGCCGTTGACCATCACGTAGCCGCGGTCGGAGAGCTTGAGCGCGTGGTTGGCGTTCTGCTCCACGAGGAACAGTGTCATCCCGCTCCTGGCCAATTCGCGCAAGGTCTGGAATATCTGCTTGACCACGATGGGCGCGAGGCCCAGCGAGGGTTCGTCGAGCAGCAGCAACTTGGGCCGGCTCATCAGCGCACGGGCGATGGCGAGCATCTGCTGCTCACCGCCGGACATGGTCATGGCGCGCTGGTTGCGCCGCTCCTTGAGGCGCGGGAAGAGTTCGAACATGAGCTGCATGTCTTCCTGGGCGTGCTCCATGCCGACGGGGATGGTGCCCATCAGCAGGTTCTCTTCCACGGTCATGTCGGGGAATACCCGGCGCCCTTCCGGCGACTGCGCGATGCCGTTGGAGGCCACGTAGTGCGCGGACTTTTGCCGAATGTCCTGCCCCTTGAAAAGGATCGCGCCCGAGGCCGCGCGCGGCTGGCCGAAAATCGACATCAGCAGGGTGGACTTACCCGCGCCGTTGGCGCCAATCAGCGCCACGGTTTCCCCTTCGTTGACGGTCAGAGAGACTTTCTTCAGTGCCTGGATCGGCCCGTAGAACACATCCACATCACGGAATTCCAACATCGGCGCCGTCATGCCAGCTCCTCTTCGTCTGCGCCGAGATAGGCGGCGATCACTTTCTCGTTGTTGCGGATATCCGCCGGGCCACCCCTGGCGATCACGTCGCCGTGGTCGAGCACGATGATGTGGTCGGAGATGTTCATCACCATGCCCATGTCGTGCTCGATCAGCAGCACGGTGATGCCGTGGTGATCGCGCAGGAAGCGGATGATCCGCGACAGCGCCTGGGTCTCGGCCGGGTTGAGGCCGGCGGCGGGCTCGTCCAGGCAGATGATCTCCGGTCGGGTGCACATGGCACGGGCGATTTCCAGGCGGCGCTGCTGGCCGTAGGACATCTCGCCGGCCAGGCGGTTGGCGCAGTCCACCAGGTCCACCACCTCCAGCCAGTAGAAGGCGTGGTCCAGCGCTTCGCTTTCCGCGCGGCGGTAACCGGGGGTATTGAGGATACCGGCGAGGAGATTGCGGTTGACGAACATGTGCTGGGCCACCAGCAGGTTCTCCACCACCGACATCTCGCGGAACAGCCGGATGTTCTGGAAGGTGCGCGCCAGGCCCGCGCGGTTCACCAGGTGAGTACCGCCGAACATCTTGTAGTAGAGACGATTGCCGAACTGCGCCGGGCTGACGAAGTCTGCGGCCTGGAACGGCTGGCCGAGGACCTTGATGACGTCGGTGCACGCCCCCTGGGTGTTGAGCAGGATGTTGCCGCCGGTGGCCTTGTAGAAACCGGTCAGGCAGTTGAACACCGTGGTCTTGCCGGCGCCGTTGGGGCCGATCAGTGCGGTGATGGAGCCGCGCTCCACATCGAGGTTGACGTCGTTGAGCGCCTTGATGCCGCCGAAGTGCATCATCAGGTGCTCGACGCTGAGGATCTTGTCGGAAGTCCGCTCGCTCATGGCGCCACCCCCTTGCGTACGGCGAAGCCCGAGCGGCTGATGCGGATCAGCCCGCGCGGTCGCCAGATCATCATCAGCACCATGAGGATGCCGAACAGCAACACACGGTAGTCGGCGAAGCTGCGCAGCAGCTCCGGCGCCACGGTGAGAACGAAGGCGGCGATCACCACGCCGACCGTCGAGCCCATGCCGCCGAGCACGACGATGGCGAGAATCAGGGCCGACTCGAAGAAGGTGAACGACGACGGGTTGACGAAGCCCTGGTAGCTGGCGAAGAACACCCCGGCCAGCCCCGCGGTGGAGGCGCCGAGCATGAACGCGGAGAGCTTCACCAGTACGTGGTTCAGGCCCATTGCGCGGCAGGCGATCTCGTCCTCGCGCAGCGCTTCCCAGGCGCGCCCCACGGGCATGCGAGTCAGCCGGTGCTTGATGTACAGCACCAGCATCACCACCACGAACAGCACCACGTAAATGAACAGGAATTTGAAGTTCTGGTTGTAGTCCACGCCGAGGAACTCATGGATCGGTGTGCCTCCCTCCTTCGCCCGGCGACCGAATTCCAGGCCGAAGAATGTCGGCGAGGGCACGGGCATACCGTTGGGGCCGCCAGTGAAGGACAACCAGTTGTTGAGGATCAGCCGAATGATCTCGCCGAAACCGAGCGTCACGATGGCCAGGTAATCGCCGTGCATGCGCAGTACCGGGAACCCCAGAAGCGCACCAGCCAGCGCGGCAGTGATGGCGGCCAGCGGCAGAACCGTCCAGAAGCCCAGGCCGAGGTACTGGTAGCCCAGCGCGAGGCCGTAGGCGCCGATGGCGTAGAAGGCCACGTAGCCGAGGTCCAGCAGGCCGGCGAGACCGACCACGATGTTCAGGCCCAGCCCCAGCAGCACGTAGATCAGGCCGAGGATGATCACGGTGAGCAGGTACTTGCTGGCGAAGAACGGGAAGATCACCGCGGCGACGATCACCAGCGGAATGATCCAGCGCAGGCGCGTCTTGTAGCCCGGCGGCAGCACCGTGATGCCCGAGTCCGAGCTTTCGAAGCGGTCCATGATGCGCGCGCCGGCCGGGGTCTGCAGGAACAGGCTGAGCAGCAGGCGGCCGAGCATCACTGCGCCGACCATCCAGGCCAGACGCACAGGTTGCAGGTTGAAGCTGTAGCCATCGAGCACCACGCCGACGATGGGCCCGAACACCACCAGGGCGATCAGGCCGGCGAGCACGGTGTCGACCAGGCTCTTCTTGATATCGATGCGCGCGGTCTTCGCCGCGGCGGAGGTCTGGGTCGCGGACATCATGCTCACACCTTCGATACCTGGGGACGCCCCAGGAGCCCTTGTGGTCGGAAGATCAGGATGGCCACCAGCAGCGAGAAGGCGAATACGTCCTTGAAGTCGGTATTCACCATGCCGGAGAACTGCGCCTCGGCCACCCCGAGGATCAGCCCGCCGAGCATCGCTCCGGGCAGCGAGCCGATACCGCCGAGCACTGCGGCGGTGAACGCCTTGATGCCGATGATGAAGCCGGCATAGAAGTCGAAGGTGCCGTAGTTCATGGTGATCAGCACGCCGGCCAGCGCAGCCATCGCGGCGCCGATGACGAACACGTAGGAGATCACCCGGTCGGTGTTGATGCCCAGGATCGACGCCATCTTGCGATCCTGCTGGGTCGCGCGGCACATGCGCCCGAGCTTGGTGTACTGGATCACATAGGTCAGCACCGCCATGCCGACGAAGGCGGCGATGAGGATGAACACCTTGGTGTAGGTGAGCTGCACGAAGCCTTCGCCGATATGGAACTTGAAGGCACCGTCGAGCAGGGTCGGCACGCCTTGCTGGCGCGGGCCCTGGGCCAGTTGCACGTAGTTCTGCAGGATCAGCGACATGCCGATGGCAGAGATCAGCGGCGCCAGCCGCGTGGAGTTGCGCAGCGGTTTGTAGGCGATGCGTTCGATCACCCAGCCGTACACGCCGGTGACGAAGATGGTGAAGACCAGGGTGCCGAGGATCAGCAGCGGGAACGACTGCAGGCCGAAGAAGGCCAGCAGGGCCAGGGCCACGGCGGAGAGGTAGGCGGAGATCATGTACACCTCGCCGTGGGCGAAGTTGATCATGCCGATGATGCCGTAAACCATCGTATAGCCGATGGCGATCAGACCGTAGACCGACCCCAGGGTCAGCCCGTTGATCATTTGCTGAAGGAAGATACCATCCACGATTGAGTACTCGCGCAAGCAGGGCAGGAAAGGCTGACGGCTCGCGCACCCACCGGCTCGTGACCAGCTACGCGCGTTCCGTCGACCTGCGGGAAAGCCGGCGCCGCGGGTAGCGGCGCCGGCAGGTCAGGCGTGACTCGCGCCTGTCTACGATCTTGCTGGCTGGAGCGGCACAAGGCGGAAGCGGGTGAGAAGGCGGAGTTTACAAACGCTAAACGAGCCCCTCGAAACCACTTCCAGCGCAGTGCTGCCGCCGCGCTGCAGATCGCCAACAGGCGGCTACTTCTTGAACGCGTCGAGCTGGTGGTACTTGCCCTTGTCGTCCCACTCGTAGACCACGTAGTCGGAGACTTTCAGGTCGCCCTTCTTGTCCCACTCCTTCTTGCCCATGACGGTCTGGACCGGGTGCGACTTCAGCCACTCGGAGGCTTTCGCCGGGTCGGTCTTGCCGGCGCCGTTGAAGGCCGCCGCCAGGGCCTGCACCGAGGCGTAGGCGTACAGGGTGTAGCCTTCGGGCTCGAAGCCGCCGGCGCGGAATTTCTCCACCACGGCCTTGCCGTCCGGGATCAGGCGCGGGTCGGCGCCGAAGGTCATCAGCACTCCCTTGACGTACTGCGGGCCGCCGGCGGTGGTGACCAGCTCGTCGGTGACGATGCCGTCGTCGGACATGAAGGTGGCGGTCAGGCCCTGCTCGCGCATCTGCCGGACCAGCGGACCGGCCTCCGGATGCAGGCCGCCGAAGTAGACGACCTCGGCGCCCGAGGCGCGGATCTTGGTGACCAGGGCGTTGAAGTCCTTCTCGCCGCGGGTCAGGCCCTCGTACAGCACCTCCTTCACGCCGCGCTTGTTCAACTGCGCCCTGGTTGCATCGGCCAGACCCTGGCCGTAGGTGTCCTTGTCATGGATGACGGCGACTTTCTTGGCCTTCAGCACGTCGACAATGTAGTCGCCAGCCACCACGCCCTGCTGGTCGTCGCGACCGCACATGCGGAACATGCCGGAAAGACCGCGCTCGGTCACTTGCGGGTTGGTCGAGCCGGGGGTGATGGCGATGATGCCAGCCTCGTCGTACACCTCGGATGCGGGGATGGTGGAGGAAGAGCAGAAGTGGCCGACCACGCCCACGGCCTTGTCCTGGTCGACCAGGCGGTTGGCCACCGCGACGGCCTGCTTGGGTTCGCAGGCGTCGTCCGCCTTCACCAGCTTGATCTTCTCGCCATTGATACCGCCGGCGGCGTTGATGTCCTCGGCAGCCTGGGATGCCCCGCGCCAGTACTGCTCGCCGAACGAGGCGTTGGCCCCGGTATGCGGTCCTGCGACCCCGATAACGACATCTGCCTCAACAAGGGAAGACATGCCCAGCGCGGTGGTTACCGCCAGGGCCAGAAAGCCTTTTCTGAAAATCTTCTGCGACATGGAGTTTTGCTCCTGAGGGTTTTTGTAATGGCGTACGTGTTGGCGATTTCTCGTTTTAGCGATTCAGCGATTTATCGACAGCAAGCCGCGTGCCATTCGTTTTTGTTATTAACCAAGTCCTACCGCAAAACCAGCCGGAGCTGGCAGACATCAGCGCCAGACACGTGCAACCCGCCGGGCAAAACAGGTGCAACCCGACCTTACCAAGGGTGCAACCATCCATCCCGTGGGCCGACAGCTCCAGCCAACACAGGCGCAACCCCATCCGTAACCTTCGCTGTCACCGAAGTGCACATCCGCGGTGCAGACCCATCGGGGTAACGCACCATAAGAGGCTAGACCAAAGTGCAGCGGGCGTTGGGGGAGACGTGGCGGGAGGTTCCCGCCAGCGAATCGCCGACTTCAGATCACGACCCGCAGGCACTGCCCCGCGTGATAGAGGGAAAATCCGGCCTCATACAGACAACTGCGCAAACCGGCCGCCGAGACCTCTTCCATCGGCCGCAACGGCATCGGAAGGACGCTGACGTCGCCGCCCAGCAGGAAGTCGGCGAAGGCTTTGCCGACCACCGTACCGGTGGTGACGCCGCGGCCGTTGTAACCGCTCATGGCGACCAGCCCCGGCGCGGGCTCGAACAAGCGCATGAGGTGGTCGGGCGTGAAGTCGATGCAGCCGGTCCAGGTGAATTCCCAATCCACCTTGCCCAGCTTCGGGAAGTAGTGCTGCTGGATCCGGTCCGCCCAGCTCTTGAGGAACCATGCCGGCTTGCCCGTGCCCTTGCCGAGGCTGCCGAGCAGCAGGCGCCCGTCGGCATCGCGGCGGATGCTGCTGAGCACCTGCCGGGTGTCCCAGGAGCCCTGGCCGCCGGGCAGGATGCGCGCAGCTTCGGCGCCCTCCAGCGGACGCGAGGCGACCTGGTAGTAGTAACCGGGGAAGAAGGTGCGGCGCAGTTCGGTCCACTCGCCCTCGGTGTATGCACTGGAGGCGATCACCACTTGCTCGGCGACCACGACGCCGCCTTCGGTGATCACGTTCCAGGCATTGCCCACGCGCACCAGGCCGACCACCGGGGAGTGGTGGTACAGCTCGCCACCAAGCCCGACCACCGAGCGGGCCAGACCGCTGACATAGGCCATCGGATTGAGCGTGCCGGCACGGCGGTCGAGCAGCGCGCCAGCAATCTTGTCGGTTCCACAAGCCTGTTCGCAGGCCGCGCCGGTCAGCAATTCCACCGGCGCGCCTCGGCGCCCCCATTGCTCGCAGCGGCTGCGCAGGTCGGCCAGGCCACGGGCATTGTGAGCCATATGCAAGGTGCCTTCGCGGCGCGCCTGGCAATCGATGGCGTAGCGGTCGATCAGTGAGAACACCAGCGACGGCGCATTGCCGAGCATGCGGTTGACCCGCTCGCCCACCTCGGCGCCCAGACCCGCCTCGATCTCGTCCGGCGGAATCCACAAGCCGGCGTTGACCAGGCCGACATTGCGCCCGGAGCCGCCGTGACCGGTGGCATGCGCTTCCAGGACACAGACCGTCCGGTCCTTTTCCAGCAGGTGCAGCGCGGCAGACAGGCCGGTAATACCGGCGCCGATGACACACACGTCAACCTTGCGTTCCCCTCGCAGCGCCGGAGCTTCCGGGCGTTCGGGGGTCAGGCGTTCCCACAGGCACTCTTGGCGAAGCGACATCCAGCGATCCTTATCGGTGAATCTTGTGAATGGCAGGCGAAGCGTGTTGCGGCGCCGGCCCTCTCGAGGAGCCGGCGCTTGCGGCATCAGTCGAAGACTATGCCCTGGGCCAGCGGCAGTTCCCGTGAGTAGTTCACGGTGTTGGTCTGCCGGCGCATATAGCCCTTCCAGGCGTCGGAGCCAGATTCGCGACCGCCGCCGGTTTCCTTTTCACCGCCGAAGGCACCGCCAATTTCCGCGCCACTCGGGCCGATGTTGACGTTGGCGATGCCGCAGTCGCTGCCAACCGCCGAGATGAAGGCTTCCGCCTCGCGCAGGTCGGTGGTGAAGATGCACGACGAGAGCCCCTGGGGAACTGCGTTGTTCAACGCCACCGCGTCATCGAAGCGCTGGTAGGGGATCACGTAGAGGATCGGCGCGAACGTCTCGCTGCACACCACGGCGCTCTGCTCCGGCATCTCCACGATGGCGGGCGACACGTAGTAGGCATTCGGATAGCGCTCGGCCAGTTGCCGCTCGCCGCCGAACACCACGCCGCCTTCGCCACGCGCCTGCTCCAGCGCGCCCTGCATGGCCAGGAAGCTGCGCTCGTCGATCAGCGGGCCGACCAGGTTGCCTTCCAGCGGATGTCCGATGCGCACCTTGGAATAGGCGGTCTTCAGGCGGCTGACGAATTCGTCCTTCACCGACTCATGGGCGATCAGCCGGCGCAGCGTGGTGCAGCGCTGGCCGGCGGTGCCGACGGCGCTGAACAGCACGGCGCGCACGGCCATGTCCAGGTCGGCGCTGGGCGCCAGGATCATCGCGTTGTTGCCGCCCAGTTCGAGAATGCTGCGGGCAAAACGCGCCGCAACGCGGGGGCCGACTTCGCGACCCATGCGGGTGCTGCCGGTGGCGCTGACCAGGGCGACGCGCACGTCGTCCACCAGCGCTTCGCCAGCGACGCGATCTCCGATCACCACCTGGCTCAGGTACTCCGGCGCATCGCCGAACTTCTTCAACGCGCGCTCGAACAACGCCTGGCAGGCCAGCGCGGTGAGCGGGGTCTTCTCCGACGGTTTCCACACCACCGCGTTACCGCACACCAGCGCCAGCGCGGTGTTCCACGACCACACTGCAACCGGGAAGTTGAAGGCACTGATCACCCCGACCACACCCAGCGGGTGCCAGGTCTCGCGCATATGGTGGCCGGGGCGCTCGGAGGCGATGGTCAGGCCGTAGAGCTGGCGCGACAGGCCGACGGCGAAATCGCAGATGTCGATCATTTCCTGCACTTCGCCCTGGCCTTCCTGGGTGATCTTGCCGGCCTCCCAGGACACCAGTTCGCCCAGAGCCGCCTTGCTCGCGCGCAGCTCTTCGCCGAACAGCCGCACCAGTTCGCCACGGCGCGGCGCCGGTACCTTGCGCCAGGCGTCGAAGGCATGGGCGGCGCGGCCGATCTTCTGCTCCACCTCGGCGGCGCTTTCCAGGCGCACCGCCCCCAGGCGGCTGCCGTCGATGGGCGTATGGATGACGTGATCGCCGTTCGCATACAGACTGGCGTCGACGCCGAGGGATTCGAGCAGTGCGGAAATCATGCGGACTCCTGTTTCATTGCGATAACCCATTGGAATGCCAGCAGTAATAAACGGCTTGCCGAGCCACAACAAACGACGTTTCCTATGCACATCATTCCGTAAATTCATGAACTGCCCGCCATGCTGAGCAAACGCCACCTGCCGTCCATGACCGCCCTGCAATGCTTCGAAGCGGTGGCGCGGCACCTGAGTTTCACCCGCGCCTCCGAAGAGCTGAGCCTGACCCAGAGCGCCGTCAGCAAGCAGGTGGCGCAACTGGAAGAAATGCTCCAGCACCTGCTGTTCCGGCGCGTGCGGCGGCGCCTGCAACTGACGCCGGCAGGCGAGCTGTATCTGGCCGAAGTACGCAAGATCCTCACCCAGGTGGAAATGTCCACCCACTACCTGCTCTCCTACGGCGGCGAGACCGAAGTGCTGCGCGTGGCGACGCCGCCGACCTTCGGCGCGCGCTGGCTGATCCCGCGCCTGAACGGCTGGCGTCACCGCCACCCGAATATCCACCTGGACCTTCGCCAGGAGTTGGAGCCAGGCGACCTCCTGCAGTCTCGTTGCGACATCGCTTTTTTCTTCGGCACGGGAACCCTGCCGGGCGCGGAGTGCGTGCACCTGTTCGGCGAGCAGATGGTGCCGGTCTGCTCGCCGGCGGTTCTTCCGGCTACACCGCTGCATGACCCGACGCAACTGGCCGAACTGGTCCTACTGCAGAACGCCACACGCCCCGAAGCCTGGCACGAATGGTTCCAGAGCCTGGGCAAGCGCAGCGAACACAGCTATCACGGCCCGCGTTTTGACACCTTCTACATGTGCATCCGCGCCGCACAGGCCGGCTGCGGCGTTGCGTTGCTGCCGCGCTTTCTGGTGGAGGAAGAACTGGCCGAGGGCAAGCTGGTGATCGCCTGGGAGCACGGGCTGGCGAGTCGCAGCGGCTACTACCTGGCCTACTCCGAGCACGCCGCGGCGGTGCCCAAGGTGCGCGCCTTCGTCGAATGGATCGAGGCGAGCCTGGATGCCACCTGAGCGGCACAATTGACCATCGACCCAGCGCGGCAGTCGCTGGTATTTTTCCTGCATTCCGACAGGCAATGACCTGTCACCGTCCGGATCGAGGTATTTCCATGAAAGCCATCCAGCAAGCCATCGCGACCGAATTGAACGTCCAGCCGCCGTTCAACGGCCCGGAAGACGTCCAGGCCGAGATCCAGCGGCGTATCCGCTTCATCCAGAACTGCCTGACCGGTGCGGGCATGAAGACCCTGGTGCTGGGCATCAGCGGAGGTGTCGACTCGCTCACCGCCGGCATGCTCTGCCAGCGCGCGGTGGAAGCCCTGCGCGCCGAGACCGGCAACCAGGACTACCGCTTCCTCGCCGTGCGCCTGCCGTACAACGTTCAGGGCGACGAGCAGGATGCCCAGGACTCGGTGGATGCCATCGCGCCGGACGAGCGCCACACCGTGAACATCGGCCCCTCGGTACAGGCCTTGGCGGCGGAAACCCGTGCGCTGGAGGGTCTCGCGCCGGCGACCCGCGACTTCGCCCTGGGCAACACCAAGGCACGCATCCGCATGGTCGCCCAGTACACCATCGCCAACGCGCGTCAGGGCCTGGTGGTAGGCACCGACCATGCCGCCGAAGCAGTGATGGGCTTCTTCACCAAGTTCGGCGACGGCGCCTGCGACCTCGCCCCGCTCACCGGCCTGGTGAAGAACCAGGTGCGCACCATTGCCCGCACCCTCGGCGCACCGGAGCATCTGGTGGAAAAAGTACCGACCGCCGACCTCGAAGACCTCGCGCCGGGCAAGCCGGACGAGCATTCCCACGGCGTGACCTACAAGGAAATCGACGCCTTCCTGCACGGCCAGGATGTGGGCCAGGAAGCCTTCGACATCATCGTCCGCACCTTCGAGAAGACCCGCCACAAGCGCGCACTGCCCACCGCGCCGTAAGCACCTGGCGGCGCGGGAGAAGCCCGCGCCGCCCGGCTCAATGCTGCGGAATGACGTAGCGCCAGATGGCGATGAAGTGCAGCAGGCTGCCGGCGATCACGAACAGATGCCAGATGCCATGCCAGTGGCGGAAGCGGCTGTCGTAGGCGAAGAAGATGATGCCGATGGTGTAGAACGCGCCGCCACCCACCAGCCAGGCGAAACCGGCGCCGCCCAGCGCACGGTACAGCGGGCCGACGGCGATCAGCACAATCCAGCCCATCACCGCGTAGATGATGATCGACAGCACCCGCGCCTCGGAGCGCGGCTTGATCTCCTGCAGCATGCCGATCACCGCCATCGACCAGACGATGCCGAACAACGTCCAGCCCCACGGCCCCTTGAGCGTCACCAGGCAGAACGGTGTGTAGCTGCCCGCAATCAGCAGGTAGATGGATAGATGGTCGAGCTTGCGCAGGATGACTTTCGCCCGCCCGCGCGCGCTGTGGTAAAGCGTGGAAATGCTGTAGAGCAGCAACAGAGTCGTGCCGTAGACCGCCACGCTGATGATGCGCAGCGGCTCCCCCAGCAGGCTGGTGGCGACCAGCAGCCAGATCCCCCCGACCAGCGCCAGCACAGCGCCGAACAGGTGCGTCCAGGCATTGAAGCGTTCACCGTGGTACATGAGTCCCCCGTTACGTTTTCAACCACGGACACCGTAGCGTTGTTTCAGAAAATAAAAAGCCCGACTTCAAGTCGGGCTTTTCGTTTCGCAAGTATTTGCTCGCGATCACTTCAGGGTCAGGGTGCCCTTCATCATGGCCGAGTGGCCCGGGAACGAGCAGAAGAACATGTACTGCTCGCCTTCCTTGAGCTTGGAGACGTCGAAGGTCACGGAGTCTTTCTCGCCGGCACCGATAACCTTGGTGTGGGCGATGACACGGGTGTCGCCGTCCTTCAGGTAGTTCTTGTCCAGGCCAGCGGACATGCCGTCGGTGGCCACGCCCTGCATGTCGGCGGCGGTGGTCAGCACCCAGTTATGGCCCATTACGTTCTTCGGCAGGCTGCCCGGGTGGGCCAGGTTTACGGTGAAGGTCTTGCAGCTCTTGTCGACGGTGATCGCGTTGGTGCTGAACTGCATCTGATCGTTGCCCTGGATATCCACGGAGCATTCGGCGGCCAGCAGCGGGGCACTGAACAGGCCAAGCAGGGATACAGCAGCGAGTTTACGGAACATACAAGCCTCCTAGGCAGGTTGGGCGGTGAATCCTGAAGGGGAGACTGCCCGATGGGCGGTGGAGTTCCCCTGATCCAGGTCAACGGCGCACTGGCGGTTGGCCACGGCGCAAGCCTCGAAATGTCTATCAAGCCGATCCATTTCATCAACGAGGCAGAACAGCGCACCCCGACTAGCATAGACGCCACACCCCGTCCCTAGCGGAGCCCGAGCCTTGAATCCATATTCCCTGTTACAAAGTCTGCTCGCCGACTACGCCCTCGCCGCATCCGGCGGAGCGTTCCAGCACGACTGAAATCGCTACGCAAGTCTTGGTCACTCCCGCCGCAGCCGCTACCCTGACGACCTCGACGAGAGTGGGAGTGTTCCATGTCCTTGCGTTCCATCTGCGTATTCTGCGGCGCCAGCCCCGGCGCCTCACCGATCTACCAGGAAACCGCCGAAGCCCTTGGCCGCCATCTGGCCGAACGTGGTATCCGCCTGGTCTACGGGGGCGGTGCGGTCGGTCTGATGGGCATGGTGGCCGACGCTGCGCTGGCGGCGGGCGGAGAAGTCATCGGCATTATCCCGCAGAGCCTGAAAGAGGCGGAAATCGGCCACAAGGGCCTGACACGCCTCGAAGTGGTGGATGGCATGCACGCACGCAAGGCGCGCATGGCCGAACTGAGCGATGCCTTCATCGCCCTGCCCGGCGGCCTGGGTACGCTGGAGGAACTGTTCGAGGTCTGGACCTGGGGCCAGCTTGGCTACCACGGCAAGCCCCTGGGGCTGCTGGAAGTGAACGGCTTCTTCGACCCGCTGCTGACCTTCCTCGACCACCTCGTGCAGGAGCGCTTCGTTCGTTCGCAGCACCGTGAAATGCTCCAGCGCGCCGCCACCCCGGCAGAGCTGATCGACGCATTGGCAGGCTGGAAGCCGCTGGCGGCACCGAAGTGGGTGGATAGAACCCCGACGTAGTAGCGACGGCAGCAATGCAAAAAGCCGCCTCCTGTCGAGGAGGCGGCTTTCGATGACGTTTGGCGGGCAGTTATACGGCTACCGGCCGTCCCCGCTATTTCCAGCAGTCATCCACATCCCCCCCGGCGCCCCTCTCGCCAGTGGCCGTCAGGGTCAGGCTGCCGCAATCCGTGTCCTGGGCCTGCGCCCCCTGCGGCGCTACCGTCAGCTTGTACCCGCCATCCG
The Pseudomonas triclosanedens DNA segment above includes these coding regions:
- the trhA gene encoding PAQR family membrane homeostasis protein TrhA, whose amino-acid sequence is MYHGERFNAWTHLFGAVLALVGGIWLLVATSLLGEPLRIISVAVYGTTLLLLYSISTLYHSARGRAKVILRKLDHLSIYLLIAGSYTPFCLVTLKGPWGWTLFGIVWSMAVIGMLQEIKPRSEARVLSIIIYAVMGWIVLIAVGPLYRALGGAGFAWLVGGGAFYTIGIIFFAYDSRFRHWHGIWHLFVIAGSLLHFIAIWRYVIPQH
- the azu gene encoding azurin, with amino-acid sequence MFRKLAAVSLLGLFSAPLLAAECSVDIQGNDQMQFSTNAITVDKSCKTFTVNLAHPGSLPKNVMGHNWVLTTAADMQGVATDGMSAGLDKNYLKDGDTRVIAHTKVIGAGEKDSVTFDVSKLKEGEQYMFFCSFPGHSAMMKGTLTLK
- the nadE gene encoding ammonia-dependent NAD(+) synthetase, whose translation is MKAIQQAIATELNVQPPFNGPEDVQAEIQRRIRFIQNCLTGAGMKTLVLGISGGVDSLTAGMLCQRAVEALRAETGNQDYRFLAVRLPYNVQGDEQDAQDSVDAIAPDERHTVNIGPSVQALAAETRALEGLAPATRDFALGNTKARIRMVAQYTIANARQGLVVGTDHAAEAVMGFFTKFGDGACDLAPLTGLVKNQVRTIARTLGAPEHLVEKVPTADLEDLAPGKPDEHSHGVTYKEIDAFLHGQDVGQEAFDIIVRTFEKTRHKRALPTAP
- the amaB gene encoding L-piperidine-6-carboxylate dehydrogenase, with amino-acid sequence MISALLESLGVDASLYANGDHVIHTPIDGSRLGAVRLESAAEVEQKIGRAAHAFDAWRKVPAPRRGELVRLFGEELRASKAALGELVSWEAGKITQEGQGEVQEMIDICDFAVGLSRQLYGLTIASERPGHHMRETWHPLGVVGVISAFNFPVAVWSWNTALALVCGNAVVWKPSEKTPLTALACQALFERALKKFGDAPEYLSQVVIGDRVAGEALVDDVRVALVSATGSTRMGREVGPRVAARFARSILELGGNNAMILAPSADLDMAVRAVLFSAVGTAGQRCTTLRRLIAHESVKDEFVSRLKTAYSKVRIGHPLEGNLVGPLIDERSFLAMQGALEQARGEGGVVFGGERQLAERYPNAYYVSPAIVEMPEQSAVVCSETFAPILYVIPYQRFDDAVALNNAVPQGLSSCIFTTDLREAEAFISAVGSDCGIANVNIGPSGAEIGGAFGGEKETGGGRESGSDAWKGYMRRQTNTVNYSRELPLAQGIVFD
- the amaA gene encoding L-pipecolate oxidase; translated protein: MSLRQECLWERLTPERPEAPALRGERKVDVCVIGAGITGLSAALHLLEKDRTVCVLEAHATGHGGSGRNVGLVNAGLWIPPDEIEAGLGAEVGERVNRMLGNAPSLVFSLIDRYAIDCQARREGTLHMAHNARGLADLRSRCEQWGRRGAPVELLTGAACEQACGTDKIAGALLDRRAGTLNPMAYVSGLARSVVGLGGELYHHSPVVGLVRVGNAWNVITEGGVVVAEQVVIASSAYTEGEWTELRRTFFPGYYYQVASRPLEGAEAARILPGGQGSWDTRQVLSSIRRDADGRLLLGSLGKGTGKPAWFLKSWADRIQQHYFPKLGKVDWEFTWTGCIDFTPDHLMRLFEPAPGLVAMSGYNGRGVTTGTVVGKAFADFLLGGDVSVLPMPLRPMEEVSAAGLRSCLYEAGFSLYHAGQCLRVVI
- a CDS encoding LysR family transcriptional regulator; this encodes MLSKRHLPSMTALQCFEAVARHLSFTRASEELSLTQSAVSKQVAQLEEMLQHLLFRRVRRRLQLTPAGELYLAEVRKILTQVEMSTHYLLSYGGETEVLRVATPPTFGARWLIPRLNGWRHRHPNIHLDLRQELEPGDLLQSRCDIAFFFGTGTLPGAECVHLFGEQMVPVCSPAVLPATPLHDPTQLAELVLLQNATRPEAWHEWFQSLGKRSEHSYHGPRFDTFYMCIRAAQAGCGVALLPRFLVEEELAEGKLVIAWEHGLASRSGYYLAYSEHAAAVPKVRAFVEWIEASLDAT
- a CDS encoding LOG family protein; its protein translation is MSLRSICVFCGASPGASPIYQETAEALGRHLAERGIRLVYGGGAVGLMGMVADAALAAGGEVIGIIPQSLKEAEIGHKGLTRLEVVDGMHARKARMAELSDAFIALPGGLGTLEELFEVWTWGQLGYHGKPLGLLEVNGFFDPLLTFLDHLVQERFVRSQHREMLQRAATPAELIDALAGWKPLAAPKWVDRTPT